In one window of Tellurirhabdus rosea DNA:
- a CDS encoding sugar phosphate isomerase/epimerase family protein: MKLSARLGAALTLLLVTSLSVLAQKMPEDKAGWKLGAQSYSFRLFSFAEALRKIDSCGLKYVEAFPGQTIGGGLEGKMDFKMDAASRNAVRKMLKDKGITVVAYGVVRAKDEAEWTQLFEFAKDLGIQNINTEPDPNQFAYIIPLAEKYKINVALHNHPKPSRYWHPDTVQKYAGNSKYVGACADIGHWVRSGLDPIQCLKQLNGRVLGMHFKDVKKDTPDGKYHDVVWGTGDCKVEQVIAELKRQKFKGPISAEYEYHWENNGPEIAESARNFRTFFEKTKVQ, translated from the coding sequence ATGAAACTATCTGCCCGTTTGGGGGCGGCGCTGACGCTGCTCCTCGTTACCAGCCTGTCTGTGCTGGCCCAGAAAATGCCCGAAGACAAGGCGGGCTGGAAACTGGGTGCCCAGTCGTACTCCTTCCGTCTGTTCTCCTTTGCGGAAGCACTCCGAAAAATTGACAGTTGCGGCCTCAAATACGTCGAAGCATTTCCCGGACAGACCATTGGCGGCGGGCTGGAAGGCAAGATGGACTTCAAGATGGATGCCGCTTCGCGCAACGCGGTCCGGAAGATGCTGAAAGACAAGGGCATCACCGTGGTGGCCTATGGTGTGGTGCGGGCTAAGGACGAGGCTGAATGGACGCAGCTGTTCGAGTTCGCCAAAGACCTCGGCATTCAGAACATCAACACCGAGCCCGACCCGAATCAGTTTGCCTACATCATTCCGCTGGCGGAGAAATATAAGATCAACGTCGCCCTGCACAACCACCCGAAGCCGTCGCGCTACTGGCACCCGGACACGGTGCAGAAATACGCCGGAAACAGCAAGTACGTGGGTGCCTGCGCCGACATCGGCCACTGGGTACGCTCCGGCCTCGACCCGATCCAGTGCCTGAAGCAGTTAAACGGCCGGGTGCTCGGCATGCACTTCAAGGATGTGAAGAAAGACACGCCCGACGGCAAATATCACGATGTGGTCTGGGGAACAGGCGACTGTAAAGTGGAGCAGGTCATCGCCGAGCTGAAACGCCAGAAGTTCAAAGGCCCGATCTCGGCCGAGTATGAGTACCACTGGGAGAACAACGGCCCGGAGATTGCCGAAAGCGCCCGGAATTTCCGGACATTCTTTGAAAAGACGAAGGTGCAGTAA
- a CDS encoding response regulator, protein MLSNNTGPIVYIDDDEDEVYIIKKALQDLSIFNPLRFFSDPFKALEYLSTTEEQSLVILCDMFMRPLNGIEVRQHIEADDYLRLKSIPFIFLTDSVNADDIKRVYKGNIQGYYQKPYEFEVYKENIDLIIRYWQKSLHPNNIA, encoded by the coding sequence ATGCTCTCCAATAACACAGGCCCGATTGTTTATATTGACGATGATGAAGATGAAGTATACATTATAAAAAAAGCGCTTCAGGACTTATCCATTTTCAATCCGTTACGATTTTTCTCAGACCCTTTTAAAGCCCTTGAATATCTGAGTACGACAGAGGAACAATCGCTGGTCATTCTCTGCGATATGTTTATGCGGCCTTTAAACGGCATTGAGGTGCGCCAACACATTGAAGCGGATGACTACCTAAGGTTAAAATCCATTCCCTTCATCTTTCTAACCGATTCGGTCAATGCTGATGATATTAAAAGGGTGTACAAAGGCAACATTCAGGGGTATTACCAGAAACCTTATGAGTTTGAGGTTTATAAAGAAAATATAGACCTCATTATCCGGTACTGGCAAAAGAGTTTACACCCCAATAATATAGCCTGA
- a CDS encoding T9SS type A sorting domain-containing protein has product MKNLIASLALAMLVTGTSFAADHTADDKKEKAVMQTAIYPSAGSTKLNVVVANGTNRSVAVRLLDQKGEMLASQFMGKASKPTKARFDISALEDGVYLVEITNGETKEIKQLTLKTSQPEVASYRSIAMN; this is encoded by the coding sequence ATGAAAAATTTAATCGCCTCACTCGCCCTTGCCATGCTGGTAACGGGCACTTCGTTCGCCGCCGACCATACGGCCGACGACAAAAAAGAAAAAGCCGTCATGCAGACGGCCATCTACCCCTCCGCCGGTTCAACGAAACTGAACGTGGTGGTCGCCAACGGAACCAACCGGAGCGTGGCCGTCCGCCTGCTCGACCAGAAAGGGGAGATGCTGGCCAGCCAGTTCATGGGCAAAGCCAGCAAGCCGACGAAAGCCCGCTTCGACATCAGCGCCCTCGAAGACGGAGTGTATCTGGTCGAAATCACCAACGGAGAAACAAAGGAAATCAAGCAGCTGACGCTGAAAACCAGCCAGCCCGAAGTGGCTTCCTACCGGTCGATTGCGATGAACTAA
- the pgeF gene encoding peptidoglycan editing factor PgeF codes for MVSSVSFRTPAMAAQFPDLLAAESTRHGGVSPAPFASLNLGLNTADNPAHVEINRTRFFQSFGIAPDRVASSHQVHGDEVLIATGPGRYSGYDALVTNERDLYLTVTVADCTPILLFDPVQKAVGAVHAGWRGTAADIALKTLRTMQEAFGTRPADCLAYIGTCIDECSFEVGPEVAEAFTEEHRRFDAAKNRFYVDLKAANRAQLIAGGLPEARIEVSPFSTVLHNAEYFSYRLEGGQTGRMLALIGLRSIPVP; via the coding sequence ATGGTATCATCCGTTTCTTTTCGCACGCCCGCAATGGCCGCCCAGTTTCCGGACCTCCTCGCCGCCGAAAGCACGCGGCACGGCGGCGTCAGTCCCGCTCCCTTTGCTTCGCTCAATCTAGGCCTGAATACCGCCGACAACCCCGCTCATGTGGAAATCAATCGAACCCGGTTCTTCCAGAGCTTCGGCATCGCGCCCGATCGCGTGGCTTCTTCCCACCAGGTGCACGGCGACGAGGTCCTGATCGCCACCGGGCCGGGACGCTACAGTGGTTACGACGCCCTCGTCACGAACGAGCGGGACCTTTACCTGACCGTCACGGTAGCCGACTGCACTCCGATCCTGCTGTTCGATCCGGTTCAGAAAGCCGTGGGGGCCGTTCATGCCGGGTGGCGCGGCACTGCCGCCGACATTGCGCTCAAAACCCTGCGGACCATGCAGGAAGCCTTCGGAACCCGACCGGCCGATTGCCTGGCATATATCGGTACGTGTATCGATGAGTGTTCGTTTGAAGTAGGGCCGGAGGTGGCCGAAGCCTTTACGGAAGAGCATCGCCGCTTCGACGCCGCCAAAAACCGTTTTTACGTTGACCTGAAAGCGGCCAACCGGGCGCAGCTGATTGCGGGCGGATTGCCGGAAGCCCGAATCGAAGTATCTCCTTTTTCGACCGTGCTGCACAACGCTGAGTATTTTTCGTACCGGCTCGAAGGGGGGCAGACAGGTCGGATGCTGGCTCTGATTGGCCTTCGGAGCATTCCCGTTCCCTAA
- a CDS encoding GlsB/YeaQ/YmgE family stress response membrane protein: MELLVTILVGAVAGWLADLVFKRFSLSLLMEIILGIVGALVGGWLFGNVLNTGSEIVNRIITAFIGAVIILGIAALFSRRRTV; encoded by the coding sequence ATGGAACTCTTAGTAACAATTCTGGTAGGTGCGGTAGCCGGATGGCTCGCCGACCTCGTTTTCAAGCGGTTCTCGCTGTCACTGTTGATGGAGATTATCCTGGGTATTGTAGGGGCGCTTGTAGGCGGCTGGCTCTTTGGAAACGTCCTGAACACGGGTTCAGAAATTGTGAACCGGATTATTACGGCCTTTATTGGTGCGGTGATCATTTTGGGTATCGCCGCCCTGTTCAGTCGCCGCCGGACTGTGTAA
- a CDS encoding biotin--[acetyl-CoA-carboxylase] ligase, which produces MYPAFFLTKCKNKLYNNQPKTLILGQTIQYLPTCQSTNDVASELILNGQASEGLLVITHHQTAGRGQRGNPWEARPGENLTFSLVLQPSFLQASEQFWLNIAISLGISDWLVTHLHERMRIKWPNDLYVDNRKIGGILIENTLQGYSIAWSVVGIGININQTRFSHPNATSLLNETPNDGEFVLENSLNSIAEALEKRYLALRSGRRDVLKAEYLQRLFRYQEEAEYVSDGERFRGSIVGVGETGLLAIETAGRLRYFGFKEVEFVI; this is translated from the coding sequence ATGTATCCGGCGTTCTTTTTAACTAAATGTAAAAATAAGTTGTACAATAATCAACCCAAAACCTTAATTCTTGGGCAAACTATACAATACCTGCCAACTTGTCAGTCAACCAACGATGTGGCGTCGGAACTGATTCTGAACGGACAGGCATCGGAAGGACTCCTCGTTATTACACACCATCAAACGGCCGGTCGGGGCCAGCGCGGCAATCCGTGGGAAGCCCGCCCCGGCGAAAATCTGACGTTCTCGCTCGTTCTTCAGCCTTCTTTTCTGCAGGCTTCCGAACAGTTCTGGCTCAACATCGCTATCTCCCTCGGCATCAGCGACTGGCTGGTGACGCACCTTCACGAACGGATGCGCATCAAATGGCCGAATGATCTGTACGTGGACAACCGAAAAATCGGCGGTATTTTAATTGAAAACACCTTGCAGGGCTATTCTATTGCGTGGTCGGTCGTCGGAATCGGAATAAATATCAACCAGACCCGTTTTTCGCATCCCAACGCAACCTCACTCCTTAATGAAACACCAAACGACGGTGAATTCGTTCTGGAAAATTCGTTGAATTCCATCGCCGAAGCACTCGAAAAGCGGTACCTGGCGCTGCGGTCGGGTCGGCGGGATGTGCTGAAGGCAGAATACCTTCAGCGGTTGTTTCGGTATCAGGAAGAAGCGGAGTATGTATCCGACGGAGAGCGTTTCCGCGGCAGCATCGTTGGAGTAGGCGAAACCGGCCTGCTGGCCATCGAAACCGCCGGACGACTGCGCTATTTCGGATTTAAGGAGGTGGAATTTGTGATTTGA
- the rsfS gene encoding ribosome silencing factor: protein MRINKAKELTSEELCDLVVKGMQEKKAVDIVVMDLRGVKNAITDFFVICSGNSDTQLDAISTSIEEEVHKASKINPWHNEGRMNREWILLDYVDVVAHIFKKDRRAFYDLEQLWGDAEIRVIEESVAA from the coding sequence ATGAGAATTAACAAAGCGAAAGAACTTACATCCGAAGAACTGTGCGATTTAGTGGTTAAAGGGATGCAGGAGAAGAAAGCCGTTGACATTGTCGTCATGGACCTTCGGGGTGTCAAAAATGCCATTACCGATTTTTTTGTAATCTGCTCCGGTAACTCTGATACTCAGCTCGACGCCATTTCCACTTCCATCGAGGAAGAAGTTCATAAAGCAAGTAAGATCAACCCCTGGCATAACGAAGGCCGCATGAACCGCGAATGGATCCTGCTTGACTATGTAGACGTTGTCGCTCACATTTTCAAGAAAGACCGCCGGGCTTTCTACGACCTTGAACAACTCTGGGGCGACGCCGAGATCCGCGTGATCGAGGAGTCCGTTGCTGCTTAA
- the ftsH gene encoding ATP-dependent zinc metalloprotease FtsH — MPESNNRNPLSSRGPRRPNFQGWIVALLIAAILGITFFNRSSTVKDISQNRFEKMVKDREVSEVVIVNDNVVEVTLTQQALQSPKYRTVFQDKPYLTSSNGPHYNFRISSADTFKKDLDQLQEGLPDNQRIEYRIEQRSDWSGFIQTWGFFIVMILAMYFLLGRMSGGAGPGGQIFNIGKSKAALFDAENRVKITFNDVAGLDEAKEEIKEIVDYLKNPSKFTKLGAKIPKGALLVGPPGTGKTLLAKAVAGEAGVPFFSLSGSDFVEMFVGVGAARVRDLFKQAKEKAPCIIFIDEIDAVGRSRGRGSMPGANDERENTLNSLLVEMDGFATDSGIIILAATNRPDVLDSALLRPGRFDRQISIDKPDIVGREAIFKVHLKPLKLSQDVQPRELAAQTPGFAGAEIANVCNEAALIAARRDREYVTMQDFQDAMDRVIGGLEKKNKLISPEEKQIVAYHEAGHAVAGWFLEHADPLVKVTIVPRGVAALGYAQYLPREQYLYRTEQLMDEMVMTLGGRAAEDIVFGKISTGALSDLERITKLAYSIVTIYGMNDKIGNISFYDSKQSEYNFNKPYSEATAEAIDEEVRKLVDSAYQRTKDLLTEHREGLEIIAQELLKKEILFQADLERLLGKRPFQKETTYQAYKNQSEVVKEQIGNESKPEETQPLPTPDLPALS; from the coding sequence ATGCCTGAATCAAACAATAGAAATCCATTGTCATCCCGTGGCCCACGCCGCCCGAACTTTCAGGGCTGGATTGTGGCCCTTTTGATTGCCGCTATTCTCGGTATCACTTTTTTCAATCGGAGCAGCACCGTAAAGGACATCTCGCAAAACCGGTTTGAGAAGATGGTGAAAGACCGCGAAGTGTCAGAAGTCGTTATTGTGAACGATAACGTCGTGGAGGTGACCCTGACGCAGCAGGCGCTGCAAAGTCCGAAATATCGCACGGTTTTTCAGGATAAGCCGTATCTGACATCGTCCAACGGCCCGCACTACAACTTCCGTATATCCTCGGCCGATACGTTCAAGAAAGACCTCGACCAGTTGCAGGAAGGTCTGCCCGATAACCAGCGCATCGAATACCGCATTGAACAGCGCAGCGATTGGAGCGGTTTTATCCAGACCTGGGGCTTCTTCATCGTCATGATTCTGGCCATGTACTTTCTGCTGGGCCGAATGTCGGGCGGAGCCGGTCCGGGTGGCCAGATTTTCAACATCGGAAAATCCAAAGCCGCCCTGTTTGACGCCGAAAACCGCGTCAAGATCACGTTCAACGACGTGGCCGGTCTGGACGAAGCCAAGGAAGAGATCAAAGAAATTGTGGATTACCTCAAGAACCCCAGCAAGTTTACCAAACTCGGTGCCAAAATCCCGAAAGGTGCGCTGCTGGTAGGCCCTCCGGGCACAGGTAAAACCCTGCTGGCCAAAGCCGTAGCCGGTGAGGCTGGCGTTCCGTTCTTCTCACTCTCGGGTTCCGACTTCGTCGAAATGTTCGTAGGGGTGGGTGCCGCGCGGGTTCGTGACCTGTTTAAACAGGCCAAGGAAAAAGCGCCCTGTATTATCTTCATTGACGAAATTGACGCGGTTGGCCGTTCGCGGGGCCGGGGTTCCATGCCCGGTGCCAACGACGAACGTGAAAACACGCTGAACTCGCTGCTGGTAGAAATGGATGGTTTTGCGACGGACTCAGGGATTATTATCCTGGCCGCAACCAACCGTCCCGACGTACTGGACTCAGCCCTGCTGCGTCCCGGCCGTTTCGACCGTCAGATCAGCATCGATAAACCGGATATTGTCGGCCGGGAAGCCATCTTCAAAGTTCACCTGAAGCCGCTGAAACTGTCGCAGGACGTACAGCCCCGCGAACTGGCGGCCCAGACACCGGGCTTTGCCGGTGCCGAAATCGCCAACGTCTGTAACGAAGCGGCTCTGATCGCCGCCCGTCGCGATCGCGAATACGTAACGATGCAGGACTTCCAGGATGCCATGGACCGCGTCATCGGTGGTCTGGAGAAGAAGAATAAGCTCATTTCGCCGGAAGAAAAGCAGATTGTTGCCTACCACGAAGCCGGTCACGCCGTTGCGGGCTGGTTCCTGGAGCATGCCGATCCGCTGGTGAAAGTAACCATCGTCCCGCGTGGCGTGGCCGCACTGGGATATGCCCAGTACCTGCCCCGTGAGCAGTATCTGTATCGTACGGAACAGCTGATGGACGAGATGGTCATGACCCTCGGTGGTCGGGCGGCCGAAGACATCGTTTTCGGTAAAATCTCAACCGGAGCCCTGAGCGATCTGGAGCGCATTACCAAGCTGGCCTACAGCATCGTGACCATCTACGGAATGAACGATAAGATTGGCAATATCTCGTTCTACGATTCCAAACAGAGCGAGTACAATTTCAACAAGCCCTACTCGGAAGCAACCGCCGAGGCGATTGACGAGGAAGTCCGTAAGCTGGTTGATTCGGCTTATCAGCGGACGAAAGACCTGCTGACCGAGCATCGCGAAGGATTGGAAATCATTGCCCAGGAGCTACTGAAGAAGGAAATTCTGTTCCAGGCCGACCTGGAGCGTCTGCTCGGCAAACGTCCGTTCCAGAAAGAAACGACGTATCAGGCTTACAAGAACCAGAGTGAAGTGGTGAAAGAGCAAATCGGCAACGAAAGCAAGCCGGAAGAAACCCAGCCGCTGCCGACGCCGGATCTGCCTGCACTGTCATAA
- a CDS encoding UDP-2,3-diacylglucosamine diphosphatase, with translation MSSVEQIPLPAGRAVYFASDFHLGTPTPQKSREREQRIVRWLDTIRLDAAVIFLVGDLFDFWFEYRKTVPKGFVRLQGKLAELTDAGHQVIIFTGNHDMWMQDYFTEEMNIPVYRQPRSYQLGEKRFHIGHGDGLGPGDFVYKKLKVLFENGFARSVFRWLHPDVGVAFADRWSRHSRAANEEKGEEFLGEEREWLLAYCREVETRQHHDYYIFGHRHLPLNLSVTANSRYINLGEWLSFNTYARFDGSTTELLKFDR, from the coding sequence ATGAGTTCCGTTGAACAGATTCCGCTTCCGGCCGGCCGGGCCGTTTACTTCGCCTCTGATTTCCATTTAGGCACACCGACGCCTCAGAAGAGCCGCGAGCGCGAGCAGCGTATTGTTCGCTGGCTGGACACGATCCGCCTGGATGCCGCCGTCATTTTCCTCGTCGGCGACCTGTTTGATTTCTGGTTCGAATACCGCAAAACCGTCCCGAAAGGATTCGTGCGACTCCAGGGAAAGCTCGCGGAACTGACCGACGCCGGGCACCAGGTCATCATCTTCACCGGAAACCACGATATGTGGATGCAGGACTACTTTACGGAAGAAATGAACATTCCGGTCTACCGGCAGCCCCGCTCCTACCAGCTCGGCGAAAAACGCTTCCACATCGGGCATGGCGACGGCCTCGGCCCCGGCGATTTTGTGTATAAAAAACTGAAAGTGCTGTTCGAAAACGGCTTTGCCCGCAGCGTGTTCCGCTGGCTTCATCCCGACGTGGGCGTGGCCTTTGCCGATCGCTGGTCGCGGCACAGCCGAGCGGCCAATGAGGAAAAAGGCGAAGAGTTTCTGGGCGAAGAACGCGAATGGCTGCTGGCGTACTGCCGGGAAGTGGAAACCCGCCAGCACCACGATTATTACATTTTCGGCCACCGCCACCTTCCGCTGAATCTGTCCGTGACCGCCAACAGTCGCTACATCAATCTGGGCGAATGGCTGTCGTTCAACACCTACGCCCGGTTTGACGGCAGCACCACCGAACTGCTGAAATTCGACAGGTAG
- a CDS encoding carboxypeptidase-like regulatory domain-containing protein: protein MKARNRSYILAAALALFFGLLTGFQSVSAQGQEKLVMFTGIITAGKTSEPLPGATVYLPAASRGVVSNTMGYFAIPVLPGDTVMFSYVGFKKQFTIIPRRMTETSYSAVIAMQEDVTTLAEVKVYPYATEELFKQALVNMKLPDEKERENLARNTSAESMQRLAAITPMSSAANFRYYMNQQLYGRESMANRSQITTLSFLNPLAWASFIRSVKNGDLKKKDYRSELNATPKENLSREDMIKR, encoded by the coding sequence GGTTTTCAGTCGGTATCGGCGCAGGGACAGGAGAAGCTGGTCATGTTTACCGGGATTATCACGGCCGGAAAAACGTCAGAGCCGCTTCCGGGCGCTACTGTTTATCTGCCCGCCGCCAGCCGTGGCGTCGTTTCCAACACGATGGGCTATTTTGCCATTCCGGTGCTGCCGGGCGATACGGTCATGTTCAGTTACGTTGGTTTCAAGAAGCAGTTTACGATTATTCCCCGCCGCATGACCGAAACTTCCTATTCGGCCGTGATTGCGATGCAGGAAGATGTCACGACCCTGGCCGAGGTGAAGGTGTACCCCTACGCGACCGAAGAACTGTTCAAACAGGCGCTGGTCAACATGAAACTGCCTGACGAGAAAGAGCGCGAGAACCTGGCCCGCAACACCAGCGCCGAGTCCATGCAGCGGCTGGCGGCGATAACGCCCATGAGTTCGGCGGCTAACTTCCGGTATTATATGAACCAGCAGCTGTACGGCCGCGAAAGCATGGCCAACCGCAGCCAGATCACCACGCTGTCGTTCCTCAATCCGCTGGCCTGGGCGAGCTTCATCCGTTCCGTCAAAAACGGCGACCTGAAAAAGAAGGACTACCGCTCGGAGCTGAACGCTACCCCAAAAGAAAACCTGAGCCGGGAAGATATGATCAAGCGCTAA